In Uranotaenia lowii strain MFRU-FL chromosome 2, ASM2978415v1, whole genome shotgun sequence, one genomic interval encodes:
- the LOC129743562 gene encoding uncharacterized protein LOC129743562 isoform X2, giving the protein MQCASLSRFRKPKPLNLPKRETHQIERRSGGRKPRTAVCRIVLLFRDENNLRRFPKPLERRSQRVWLLWEPAELETKARKITNKRAPGEEEKCQVIPATEPANGREKVPESPFTKGALFFPFFSSSFSPRSWSTVCERTTVRVRKQAGTEEHQKAVRQWSMVIKESQDFRRSRNSSLQGTRRRFDSGRGVRGNRKQIPEESGLHGGEFHQKSARQWSRVSEERFVVFRNNPGRSCTESKPTAAGGERFGLDAGQRIVVDRRRQSTATASMLSGHPNANCCCVRHPSDFCDFWVNDDRPIDRHSWDESSPEHPVKCT; this is encoded by the exons ATGCAGTGTGCCTCGTTGTCGCGATTTCGGAAACCAAAGCCCCTGAATCTACCTAAACGGGAAACGCACCAAATAGAGAGAAG GAGCGGAGGAAGAAAGCCGAGAACGGCTGTTTGCCGAATCGTGCTGCTGTTCCGTGACGAAAACAACCTGCGAAGGTTTCCCAAGCCGTTGGAAAGACGGTCACAAAGAGTTTGGCTACTTTGGGAACCCGCAGAGTTGGAGACGAAAGCACGGAAAATAACCAACAAACGAGCACCCGGAGAAGAGGAAAAGTGCCAAGTAATCCCGGCAACTGAACCGGCAAACGGAAGGGAAAAAGTTCCCGAGAGCCCCTTCACAAAAGGGGCTCTCTTTTTCCCCTTCTTTTCTTCCTCTTTTTCTCCCAGGAGTTGGTCAACGGTGTGCGAGCGGACAACAGTACGCGTGCGGAAACAAGCGGGAACCGAAGAGCATCAGAAAGCAGTTCGACAGTGGTCGATGGTCATCAAGGAATCGCAGGACTTCCGGAGAAGCCGGAATTCATCGCTACAAGGTACCAGACGGAGATTCGACAGTGGTCGAGGAGTTCGAGGGAACCGGAAACAGATTCCGGAAGAATCCGGATTGCACGGAGGAGAATTTCACCAGAAAAGTGCTCGACAGTGGTCGAGAGTATCAGAGGAACGGTTCGTGGTTTTCCGGAACAATCCGGGTAGAAGCTGCACGGAATCGAAGCCGACGGCTGCCGGTGGAGAACGATTCGGCCTTGACGCAGGCCAGAGAATCGTCGTCGACCGAAGAAGGCAATCTACCGCAACCGCAAGTATGCTGTCAGGACATCCAAATGCGAATTGTTGCTGCGTTCGCCACCCGAGCGATTTCTGCGATTTCTGGGTCAACGATGACCGACCAATTGATCGTCATTCTTGGGACGAATCGAGTCCGGAACATCCAGTGAAATGCACGTAA
- the LOC129743562 gene encoding uncharacterized protein LOC129743562 isoform X1: MQCASLSRFRKPKPLNLPKRETHQIERRTRPNDSFSAFSSRVRSGGRKPRTAVCRIVLLFRDENNLRRFPKPLERRSQRVWLLWEPAELETKARKITNKRAPGEEEKCQVIPATEPANGREKVPESPFTKGALFFPFFSSSFSPRSWSTVCERTTVRVRKQAGTEEHQKAVRQWSMVIKESQDFRRSRNSSLQGTRRRFDSGRGVRGNRKQIPEESGLHGGEFHQKSARQWSRVSEERFVVFRNNPGRSCTESKPTAAGGERFGLDAGQRIVVDRRRQSTATASMLSGHPNANCCCVRHPSDFCDFWVNDDRPIDRHSWDESSPEHPVKCT; this comes from the exons ATGCAGTGTGCCTCGTTGTCGCGATTTCGGAAACCAAAGCCCCTGAATCTACCTAAACGGGAAACGCACCAAATAGAGAGAAG AACTCGTCCTAACGACTCCTTCTCTGCCTTTTCTTCTCGTGTCAGGAGCGGAGGAAGAAAGCCGAGAACGGCTGTTTGCCGAATCGTGCTGCTGTTCCGTGACGAAAACAACCTGCGAAGGTTTCCCAAGCCGTTGGAAAGACGGTCACAAAGAGTTTGGCTACTTTGGGAACCCGCAGAGTTGGAGACGAAAGCACGGAAAATAACCAACAAACGAGCACCCGGAGAAGAGGAAAAGTGCCAAGTAATCCCGGCAACTGAACCGGCAAACGGAAGGGAAAAAGTTCCCGAGAGCCCCTTCACAAAAGGGGCTCTCTTTTTCCCCTTCTTTTCTTCCTCTTTTTCTCCCAGGAGTTGGTCAACGGTGTGCGAGCGGACAACAGTACGCGTGCGGAAACAAGCGGGAACCGAAGAGCATCAGAAAGCAGTTCGACAGTGGTCGATGGTCATCAAGGAATCGCAGGACTTCCGGAGAAGCCGGAATTCATCGCTACAAGGTACCAGACGGAGATTCGACAGTGGTCGAGGAGTTCGAGGGAACCGGAAACAGATTCCGGAAGAATCCGGATTGCACGGAGGAGAATTTCACCAGAAAAGTGCTCGACAGTGGTCGAGAGTATCAGAGGAACGGTTCGTGGTTTTCCGGAACAATCCGGGTAGAAGCTGCACGGAATCGAAGCCGACGGCTGCCGGTGGAGAACGATTCGGCCTTGACGCAGGCCAGAGAATCGTCGTCGACCGAAGAAGGCAATCTACCGCAACCGCAAGTATGCTGTCAGGACATCCAAATGCGAATTGTTGCTGCGTTCGCCACCCGAGCGATTTCTGCGATTTCTGGGTCAACGATGACCGACCAATTGATCGTCATTCTTGGGACGAATCGAGTCCGGAACATCCAGTGAAATGCACGTAA